A genomic region of Candidatus Methylacidithermus pantelleriae contains the following coding sequences:
- the ileS gene encoding isoleucine--tRNA ligase, which produces MDYKGTILLPQTAFPMKADLPKREPQILRKWKEIGLYERILEARRGCPRFVLHDGPPFANGHAHMGHALNKTLKDFVIRSKTMEGYLCPYIPGWDCHGLPIEYKVIQEVFPEQAQTSPIQIRERCKAYARKYIEIQREEFERLGVLGAWTNPYFTMDPAYEAAILRLFGVLVEKGLVYRALRPVYWSTGCRTALAEAEIEYRPRTDPAVFVSFPLTEASTRTKGLPPETHLLIWTTTPWTLPANVAIAASPRLQYGLYRKGHKWVIVATSRVAWVPGLEGVPPERWLEPQDLVSLEYHHPFLDRKGRVYTADFVTAESGTGLVHIAPGHGFEDYLLGKEAGLPLLCPVDDEGRFTSDCGVPGLQGLYVFEANPHIESLLQERGALWASSPYVHDYPHCWRSGTPIVFRAVPQWFIAVEKFRQEALEAIETVQWIPSWGKDRIRSSVQSRQDWCISRQRVWGVPIPVFYQPDGTPVLEASLIYKVAELVAKEGTNFWFEWDEPTLRQVLGLPPDWRKGADTLDVWIDSGASHAAVLVRRGEFPADLYLEGTDQHRGWFQSSLLLSVATRGEPPYRMVLTNGFVVDLDGRKLSKSLGARPMMDYIAEYGADVLRLWVASEDYRGDVPFSKEIFTRVAESYRNLRNTLRIVLGNLSDFDPFSDACPTEQLCALDRFMRFRLNELVRTTREAYRRFEFHRVFQAINRYCAVDLSSFYIDVLKDRLYCDGRRWPTRRSAQTVLYQTADALIRLLAPLVPFTAEESWEALGRPLSVHLEPFPEPTPRYELDSQEIQRWNQILQLRSDVNRELEKARKAKEIGKSLEAWVWIQTPHFSKEDEKLLAEVCIVSRVEIVRGAPQQITVQKAPAPRCPRCWRHDPEFGTTHPELCPRCARVIGELFPGS; this is translated from the coding sequence ATGGACTACAAAGGAACGATTCTTCTCCCCCAAACCGCCTTTCCAATGAAGGCGGATCTTCCCAAACGGGAACCCCAGATCCTTCGCAAATGGAAGGAAATCGGCTTATATGAGCGAATCTTAGAGGCACGACGCGGATGCCCGCGCTTTGTTCTTCACGATGGTCCCCCATTTGCCAACGGTCATGCCCATATGGGACATGCATTAAACAAGACGCTGAAAGACTTTGTCATTCGATCCAAAACCATGGAGGGGTATCTGTGTCCCTACATTCCCGGTTGGGACTGCCACGGGCTACCGATCGAATACAAAGTGATTCAAGAAGTATTTCCGGAGCAGGCGCAAACTTCCCCTATCCAGATCCGGGAACGGTGCAAGGCCTATGCGCGGAAATACATCGAAATCCAGCGGGAGGAATTTGAACGCCTCGGAGTCCTCGGGGCCTGGACAAACCCCTATTTCACGATGGATCCTGCATACGAAGCGGCTATCCTCAGGCTGTTCGGGGTTCTTGTAGAAAAGGGGCTTGTGTACCGAGCATTGCGACCCGTGTACTGGAGTACGGGGTGTCGAACCGCACTGGCAGAGGCAGAAATCGAGTACCGACCTCGTACGGATCCTGCGGTTTTTGTCTCTTTTCCCTTGACCGAAGCTTCGACTCGAACAAAGGGACTTCCCCCAGAGACCCACCTTCTCATATGGACCACCACCCCCTGGACCTTGCCAGCCAACGTTGCCATCGCCGCAAGCCCGCGGCTCCAGTACGGGCTCTACCGGAAAGGCCACAAGTGGGTCATCGTGGCCACCAGCCGCGTTGCATGGGTCCCGGGTCTAGAAGGAGTCCCTCCGGAACGCTGGCTTGAGCCTCAAGATCTCGTTTCATTGGAATACCATCATCCTTTCCTGGATCGGAAAGGGAGGGTGTATACAGCCGATTTTGTCACGGCAGAAAGCGGAACCGGACTGGTTCACATTGCTCCCGGCCATGGTTTTGAGGACTACCTCCTTGGCAAGGAAGCCGGGTTGCCCCTTCTTTGCCCCGTGGATGATGAGGGACGATTTACTTCGGACTGCGGAGTCCCAGGACTCCAGGGGTTATATGTATTTGAGGCCAATCCGCACATCGAGTCCCTTTTACAGGAGCGCGGGGCCCTTTGGGCAAGCTCCCCTTATGTGCACGACTATCCTCACTGCTGGCGTTCGGGGACGCCGATTGTTTTTCGTGCCGTACCCCAATGGTTTATCGCAGTAGAAAAGTTTCGCCAAGAAGCCCTGGAGGCAATTGAAACTGTCCAGTGGATTCCCAGTTGGGGCAAGGATCGGATCCGATCCAGCGTCCAAAGCCGGCAAGACTGGTGTATTTCCCGTCAACGAGTTTGGGGGGTCCCCATTCCGGTGTTTTATCAACCCGACGGCACCCCTGTCCTTGAGGCCTCTCTTATCTATAAAGTGGCCGAACTTGTGGCAAAGGAGGGAACTAACTTCTGGTTTGAATGGGACGAACCAACTCTTCGCCAGGTCCTGGGCCTTCCTCCGGACTGGCGCAAGGGTGCAGACACACTGGACGTTTGGATCGACTCTGGGGCGAGTCACGCGGCCGTTCTTGTACGGAGGGGAGAGTTCCCTGCTGACCTCTATCTTGAGGGGACCGACCAACACCGAGGGTGGTTTCAATCTTCCCTCTTGTTATCCGTAGCTACCCGGGGAGAGCCTCCCTATCGGATGGTCCTTACCAACGGGTTTGTCGTGGATCTGGATGGCCGGAAACTCTCCAAATCTCTGGGAGCAAGACCCATGATGGATTACATCGCCGAATATGGAGCGGATGTTCTCCGTTTGTGGGTCGCCAGCGAGGATTACCGCGGAGATGTACCCTTTTCGAAAGAAATTTTTACTCGGGTGGCGGAAAGTTATCGGAATCTCCGGAATACATTACGAATCGTTTTGGGGAATCTTAGCGATTTTGATCCTTTTTCGGATGCGTGTCCCACGGAGCAATTGTGCGCATTGGACCGGTTCATGCGTTTTCGTTTGAACGAGCTTGTGCGTACGACGCGAGAAGCCTATCGGCGGTTTGAATTTCATCGTGTGTTTCAAGCCATCAATCGCTACTGTGCCGTGGATCTTTCTTCCTTCTATATTGATGTGCTCAAGGACCGGCTCTATTGCGATGGGAGACGCTGGCCGACCCGCCGGTCTGCCCAAACCGTGCTTTATCAAACGGCTGACGCCTTAATTCGGCTGCTCGCACCCCTGGTTCCTTTTACGGCCGAGGAAAGCTGGGAAGCCCTTGGGCGTCCCCTCTCCGTTCACCTGGAACCTTTTCCCGAACCTACCCCAAGGTACGAGCTCGATTCGCAAGAGATCCAACGGTGGAATCAGATCCTCCAACTTAGAAGCGACGTAAACCGGGAACTGGAAAAGGCTCGGAAAGCGAAAGAGATTGGCAAAAGCCTGGAAGCATGGGTGTGGATCCAAACACCCCATTTTTCAAAGGAGGACGAAAAACTTCTTGCAGAAGTGTGTATCGTTTCCCGCGTCGAGATCGTGCGCGGCGCACCTCAGCAAATTACGGTTCAAAAAGCCCCTGCCCCCCGCTGCCCTCGCTGTTGGAGGCACGACCCAGAGTTTGGGACCACCCATCCAGAACTTTGCCCTCGCTGCGCCCGAGTCATTGGCGAGCTTTTCCCCGGGTCATAA
- a CDS encoding cytochrome C biogenesis protein ResB, producing the protein MKVLWVERLTDEATWWRHVQQRRARSGIWKVIHALASLRLALALLVVLAVACAVATLVEDRMDGAVARALIYRSPWFRGWLILLCVNLFCVTLTRWPWRARHIGFVLTHYGIILLLAGAWIGSEMGFEGFVTLRKNGAGVDRVWLKERVLRIAAPSGTLYETAFPVDVWRPSHARPKVVPLPEGREKLTLDDYLEAAILQPRLLPSNDPKGAPGMELRLQSQMAGQLSLLLYQGDPKFQSQSLGGIAEIVWGNPEEEVGKKVLHESWMVFASEAPVTYPHDRFYSGCRVRLKIEANGDNPEVEVESATGVRSSWPVSLLREKPQLFPAGRVLVELLGYWPRFAMEKGRPQNLAGGPLHPAALVRLSWLQQGQERPLRPTLYLWPTTNASVQYEVIRSSGERCRGEIQPGATCPLGWADWSLTLVRLYPHAVVEESVERAPAPTRLGQTFEAIHARVFAKTGPATWEGWLLPGQPVQVASSPGHNYTIQWQFRHRELPFRVRLLDFEVPREEGGEIPSDFVSTLQFEDPQGHQVVGKAKMNHPATFPGGWWRSVLGRNYKFSQSGWNPQDLNESVLQVLFDPGWPLKWLGSLGICLGIALMFYWKPRGRREGHNTADPKGNQLPVGVAKASNCGGKT; encoded by the coding sequence ATGAAAGTTCTTTGGGTCGAACGGTTGACCGACGAGGCAACCTGGTGGCGTCATGTGCAGCAACGCAGAGCTCGGTCTGGAATTTGGAAAGTCATTCATGCCCTGGCCTCCCTTCGCCTGGCTCTCGCTCTGCTGGTAGTCCTGGCCGTGGCCTGCGCAGTGGCCACCCTCGTAGAAGATCGCATGGACGGAGCCGTGGCCAGGGCCCTAATCTACCGGTCCCCATGGTTCCGGGGATGGCTCATCCTTTTATGCGTCAACCTCTTTTGCGTGACCCTAACGCGGTGGCCCTGGCGAGCCCGCCATATCGGTTTTGTCCTTACTCACTATGGGATCATTCTTCTCCTAGCGGGAGCTTGGATCGGCTCCGAGATGGGTTTTGAGGGGTTTGTTACCCTCCGGAAAAACGGGGCAGGGGTAGATCGCGTATGGCTTAAGGAAAGAGTCCTCCGGATTGCTGCCCCTTCGGGAACGCTTTATGAAACGGCGTTTCCTGTGGACGTATGGCGCCCATCGCACGCTCGCCCTAAGGTTGTGCCCCTCCCAGAGGGGAGGGAAAAACTCACGCTGGATGACTACCTTGAAGCAGCCATCCTTCAGCCAAGACTTTTGCCCAGTAACGATCCCAAGGGAGCGCCGGGGATGGAGCTTCGACTGCAAAGCCAGATGGCAGGCCAGCTTTCCCTCCTTCTTTACCAAGGGGACCCGAAGTTCCAATCCCAGTCTTTGGGTGGGATCGCCGAGATCGTTTGGGGAAATCCGGAGGAAGAAGTAGGAAAAAAGGTGCTTCACGAATCCTGGATGGTGTTTGCCTCGGAAGCTCCCGTGACCTACCCACACGATAGGTTTTATAGTGGTTGCCGCGTTCGCCTAAAAATCGAAGCCAATGGAGACAACCCAGAGGTCGAGGTGGAAAGTGCCACTGGCGTTCGGAGCTCCTGGCCGGTTTCCTTGCTTAGGGAAAAACCACAGCTTTTCCCCGCCGGTCGTGTTTTAGTCGAGCTCCTGGGCTATTGGCCTAGATTCGCCATGGAAAAAGGAAGGCCGCAAAACCTTGCCGGTGGGCCACTCCATCCCGCTGCCCTGGTCCGCTTAAGCTGGCTCCAGCAAGGCCAAGAAAGACCCCTGCGTCCCACCCTTTACCTGTGGCCAACAACGAATGCTTCTGTTCAGTATGAGGTGATCCGTTCCTCAGGCGAACGATGCAGGGGGGAAATTCAGCCTGGTGCCACCTGTCCGTTAGGGTGGGCGGACTGGAGCCTTACCCTGGTCAGGCTCTATCCCCACGCCGTTGTAGAAGAAAGCGTCGAACGAGCGCCAGCACCAACCCGGTTGGGACAAACTTTCGAAGCCATTCATGCGAGGGTTTTTGCCAAAACCGGTCCTGCAACGTGGGAAGGATGGCTTTTGCCAGGCCAGCCGGTGCAGGTGGCTTCTTCCCCTGGCCATAACTACACAATCCAGTGGCAATTTCGGCACCGCGAACTTCCCTTTCGTGTCCGGCTTCTGGACTTTGAAGTTCCGAGGGAAGAAGGAGGAGAGATTCCTTCGGATTTTGTCAGTACACTTCAATTTGAGGACCCTCAAGGGCACCAGGTCGTAGGTAAGGCCAAAATGAACCATCCCGCTACCTTCCCCGGCGGATGGTGGCGCTCGGTTTTGGGACGGAACTACAAATTCTCCCAGTCGGGCTGGAACCCTCAAGACTTAAACGAAAGCGTTTTGCAGGTACTCTTTGATCCCGGATGGCCGCTAAAATGGCTAGGCTCCCTTGGGATTTGCCTTGGAATTGCACTCATGTTCTATTGGAAGCCGAGGGGCCGGCGAGAAGGTCACAACACGGCTGATCCCAAAGGGAATCAGCTCCCGGTTGGGGTGGCGAAAGCCTCAAACTGTGGAGGAAAAACTTGA
- a CDS encoding polysaccharide deacetylase family protein, which produces MPGTIAMAVTGRNILVSIDLEEFEILSEFGGHALEEEFAVSRQGLEALLEVFRQLEIPVTFFATVRFLASQPGLGRSLVGLGHEIASHGYCHRHFVQEDLARSRQDLEQLAGEPVYGYRSARFQPVCPEALRAAGYRYDSSIHPILLPGRYNYLRFPRVPFRYGGLPELPVSVSPGLRYPFFWLAFKNAPFWFHWELSRYTLRKDGYLLLVFHPWEFAPLERFRMLPVYVRSPSGHALVSRLAEYLGKLKREGWFVTCWEFCQKRFG; this is translated from the coding sequence TTGCCTGGAACCATCGCAATGGCTGTTACCGGACGAAACATCCTTGTCAGTATTGATCTTGAGGAGTTTGAAATCCTTTCGGAATTCGGCGGACACGCTCTGGAAGAGGAATTTGCCGTGTCCCGCCAGGGCTTGGAGGCTCTGCTAGAGGTTTTTCGGCAACTGGAGATCCCCGTGACCTTTTTTGCAACGGTTCGATTTTTGGCTTCGCAGCCGGGCCTGGGACGAAGCCTGGTAGGGTTAGGTCATGAAATTGCTTCCCACGGGTATTGCCACCGTCACTTTGTCCAGGAAGATTTGGCTCGTTCACGGCAGGATCTGGAACAATTAGCCGGAGAGCCGGTCTATGGGTATCGAAGTGCCCGGTTCCAACCGGTTTGCCCGGAGGCTCTTCGAGCGGCCGGGTATCGCTACGATTCTTCCATCCATCCCATCCTTTTGCCCGGGCGCTACAATTACCTTCGATTTCCGCGGGTGCCTTTTCGATATGGTGGTCTTCCCGAGTTGCCGGTTTCCGTGTCACCTGGGCTACGGTACCCGTTTTTTTGGCTCGCATTTAAAAACGCTCCCTTCTGGTTCCATTGGGAGCTGTCCCGGTACACCCTGCGTAAGGATGGATATCTTTTGCTTGTCTTCCATCCCTGGGAATTTGCCCCTCTGGAGCGCTTCCGAATGCTTCCCGTCTATGTGCGGTCTCCCTCGGGTCACGCCTTGGTCTCGCGCCTGGCAGAGTATCTTGGGAAACTCAAACGGGAAGGATGGTTTGTTACATGCTGGGAATTTTGCCAAAAGCGCTTCGGCTAG
- the hisF gene encoding imidazole glycerol phosphate synthase subunit HisF, whose product MLAKRIIACLDVHAGQVTRGKQFGKAEAGELEFLGDPVELARRYDQQGVDEIVFYDITASSEGRRPFFDILARTADVCFVPLTAGGGVRSLADIRDLLLAGADKVSMNTMALQSPGLIREAASVFGSQCIVVSMDVRRTADGHWQVYSHGGRRETCWEALAWAKEAVELGAGEIVLNSIDSDGMSSGYSLEIVRLVSDSVPVPVVASGGAGKPQDFLDVFQVGRADAALAAGIFHRGVYTVGEIKAFLRGHGILVR is encoded by the coding sequence ATGCTAGCTAAAAGGATCATTGCTTGTTTGGATGTTCATGCCGGTCAGGTCACCCGAGGGAAGCAGTTTGGAAAGGCAGAAGCGGGTGAGCTAGAATTTCTCGGGGATCCGGTCGAGCTTGCGCGTCGTTATGATCAGCAGGGCGTGGACGAAATCGTCTTTTACGATATCACGGCTAGTTCCGAAGGACGCCGTCCCTTCTTTGATATTCTGGCCAGAACGGCCGATGTATGTTTCGTTCCTCTGACAGCCGGGGGTGGGGTGAGAAGTCTTGCTGACATTCGAGATCTCCTTCTGGCGGGGGCCGACAAGGTCAGCATGAACACGATGGCTCTCCAGTCGCCAGGTTTGATTCGCGAGGCAGCCAGCGTGTTCGGTTCCCAGTGTATTGTTGTATCCATGGACGTTCGAAGGACGGCCGATGGGCATTGGCAAGTGTATAGCCACGGCGGAAGGAGGGAAACGTGTTGGGAAGCGTTGGCGTGGGCCAAGGAGGCAGTCGAGCTTGGAGCAGGGGAAATTGTTCTTAACAGCATCGATTCGGATGGAATGAGCTCGGGCTATAGCCTGGAAATCGTGCGGCTGGTTTCCGACTCGGTACCGGTGCCGGTCGTTGCTAGCGGTGGGGCGGGCAAGCCGCAAGATTTTCTTGACGTGTTTCAGGTGGGACGAGCAGACGCGGCGTTGGCAGCGGGAATTTTTCACCGCGGGGTTTATACCGTTGGGGAGATCAAAGCGTTTTTGCGCGGGCATGGGATCCTAGTCCGATAA
- the pheS gene encoding phenylalanine--tRNA ligase subunit alpha has protein sequence MEKIVQPGALAEVEQLEREILSSIAQASTPEELEGVRIRYLARKGSLSQLLDRIGQFPKEIRPEIGRKANALKERAWAAFEDRKKELKARAQATLLDPTLPGRPVVSGSLHPILELRARIVQIFRTLGFALADGPEVETEYYNFDALNTPPDHPARTEQDTFYLADQELALEWDQGQPKKGRLLLRPQTSPVQVRVMQSHKPPIRVIAPGRCYRRDEIDATHHIAFFQVEGLVVDEGISVCELKGTLEVFFRELLGKDLEFRFRPHYFPFTEPSFEVDARRPGRMFHGKEWLELCGCGMVHPKVLQGVGLDPERYQGFAFGFGIDRFAMILCEVPDLRFFTENDVRLLQRLSPVV, from the coding sequence ATGGAAAAGATCGTGCAACCTGGGGCCTTGGCGGAAGTGGAGCAATTGGAAAGGGAGATCCTTTCATCCATTGCCCAGGCTTCTACCCCGGAGGAGCTCGAGGGAGTCCGAATCCGGTACCTGGCTCGAAAGGGCTCTCTTAGTCAGTTATTGGACCGCATTGGGCAATTCCCCAAAGAGATTCGCCCGGAAATCGGTCGGAAGGCCAATGCGTTAAAAGAACGCGCCTGGGCAGCCTTTGAAGATCGGAAAAAGGAGCTTAAAGCAAGGGCGCAGGCCACGCTTCTTGACCCTACGCTTCCGGGACGTCCTGTCGTCTCTGGGTCTCTCCATCCGATCCTGGAACTGCGAGCCCGTATAGTCCAGATCTTCCGGACGCTTGGTTTTGCTCTTGCCGACGGGCCTGAAGTAGAAACCGAGTACTACAATTTTGACGCTCTTAATACTCCTCCCGATCATCCAGCTCGAACGGAACAGGACACGTTTTACCTTGCAGACCAGGAACTTGCCCTTGAGTGGGACCAAGGGCAACCCAAGAAAGGAAGACTTCTTTTGCGTCCTCAGACTTCTCCCGTGCAGGTTCGTGTGATGCAGAGCCACAAACCTCCCATCCGTGTGATTGCACCGGGACGTTGCTATCGGAGGGATGAAATCGATGCAACCCATCACATCGCTTTCTTTCAAGTGGAGGGGCTTGTAGTGGATGAGGGAATTAGTGTGTGTGAACTTAAGGGTACTCTTGAGGTCTTTTTCCGGGAGCTCTTGGGAAAGGATTTAGAGTTTCGGTTTCGGCCGCATTACTTTCCGTTTACCGAGCCGAGTTTTGAAGTCGATGCCCGAAGGCCCGGCCGAATGTTTCACGGGAAGGAATGGCTCGAATTGTGCGGTTGTGGAATGGTGCACCCGAAGGTGTTACAGGGTGTTGGCCTGGATCCGGAGCGTTACCAAGGTTTTGCCTTTGGCTTTGGAATCGACCGATTCGCTATGATCCTTTGCGAGGTCCCTGATTTGAGATTTTTTACGGAAAACGACGTAAGGCTTTTGCAACGACTCTCTCCGGTTGTTTAA
- a CDS encoding glycosyltransferase codes for MVINLDPFWEQGMQELHVVLPIYNEKARVEECFFTVLAWAHDHCGFEFSFVDDGSCDGTGERLLALAKAYGEGLIRVIVLEEHRGKGYAIRKGFASRPELDFCFTDGDLAYPLDLLLRFREELLRYDLVIGSRGSPFQGARNAPWIRQILGWGFNSLVRVTLGLPYRDTQAGLKAMRKEVARAVFARSRVDGFAADVELLWIAQCLGFRVRELPVTTLPTHSYNSTRVRVFRDSLRMLGELASIAWNHRNGCYRTKHPCQY; via the coding sequence ATGGTAATCAACTTGGATCCATTTTGGGAACAGGGAATGCAAGAGCTCCATGTAGTGCTTCCCATCTACAATGAAAAGGCCCGTGTCGAAGAATGCTTTTTTACCGTGCTTGCCTGGGCCCATGATCACTGCGGTTTTGAATTTTCTTTTGTAGACGACGGTTCTTGCGACGGCACGGGAGAGCGATTGCTTGCTCTAGCAAAGGCTTACGGGGAAGGGCTTATTCGAGTGATTGTTTTGGAAGAGCATCGGGGCAAGGGTTATGCTATACGAAAAGGATTCGCAAGTCGTCCCGAGCTTGATTTTTGCTTTACCGACGGGGATCTAGCGTATCCGCTGGATCTTTTGCTGCGGTTTCGCGAGGAGCTCCTCCGCTACGATTTGGTGATTGGTTCTCGGGGCAGCCCGTTTCAAGGGGCGAGGAACGCCCCATGGATCCGGCAAATCCTTGGATGGGGATTTAATTCCTTGGTCCGGGTGACGTTGGGGCTTCCTTATCGAGATACCCAGGCCGGGCTTAAAGCGATGCGGAAAGAGGTTGCCAGGGCCGTTTTTGCCCGAAGCCGCGTGGACGGGTTTGCTGCGGATGTCGAACTCCTTTGGATCGCTCAGTGCCTGGGGTTCCGTGTCAGAGAGCTTCCCGTAACAACTCTGCCAACCCATTCGTACAACTCCACTCGCGTCCGCGTTTTTCGCGATTCCCTCCGCATGTTGGGCGAGCTGGCAAGCATTGCCTGGAACCATCGCAATGGCTGTTACCGGACGAAACATCCTTGTCAGTATTGA
- a CDS encoding Hsp20/alpha crystallin family protein: protein MNHRRSVVWDPFRELDDLSRRMFNMVERFAAQLEPPATRFARPHWVPPVDITEDDEGYLIVVDLPGLRREDVRVTVENRTLVVEGNRKPLGEESRKGLKVHREERAMGHFSRSFVLPEDADEAKVTAEMKEGLLCIRIPKAEAAKPKEIEVREVKEA, encoded by the coding sequence ATGAATCATCGAAGATCGGTTGTGTGGGATCCCTTTCGGGAATTGGACGATCTATCTCGCCGAATGTTCAACATGGTGGAACGGTTTGCGGCACAGCTGGAGCCACCGGCAACCCGCTTCGCTCGTCCTCACTGGGTACCTCCCGTAGACATCACGGAGGATGACGAGGGGTATCTCATCGTCGTAGACCTTCCAGGTTTGCGACGGGAGGACGTCCGGGTTACGGTGGAAAACCGTACCCTTGTCGTGGAGGGCAACCGCAAGCCGCTTGGGGAAGAAAGCCGTAAAGGCCTGAAAGTTCACAGGGAGGAAAGAGCGATGGGACACTTCTCCCGAAGCTTCGTGCTGCCCGAGGATGCGGACGAGGCCAAAGTAACGGCTGAAATGAAGGAGGGTCTTTTGTGCATCCGCATCCCCAAGGCCGAAGCGGCAAAACCCAAGGAGATTGAAGTCCGCGAGGTCAAAGAAGCATAG
- a CDS encoding thiol-disulfide oxidoreductase DCC family protein, producing the protein MPRLLVFYDGTCGLCHRWVQWVLQRDRSGIVRFATLQGRCFEKLARDYPWLKEMDSLVVVDLTRPDRPPLVRAQAVARVLEEFPGWRIVARCIRSSPQWVWNWLYEKTAQRRYSLFSNQGWCRALTPQEKKRFVEESTSGDPCAGLLSPGGRVRERQT; encoded by the coding sequence ATGCCAAGACTTCTGGTTTTCTATGACGGTACCTGTGGATTGTGTCACCGGTGGGTCCAGTGGGTTCTCCAAAGGGATCGAAGCGGCATTGTGCGATTTGCAACCCTCCAGGGGCGTTGCTTTGAAAAGCTTGCGCGGGACTATCCTTGGCTCAAAGAAATGGACTCACTCGTTGTAGTGGATCTTACTCGTCCCGATCGTCCTCCCTTGGTTCGAGCCCAGGCCGTTGCGCGGGTTTTGGAAGAGTTTCCGGGTTGGAGAATAGTAGCTAGGTGCATCCGGAGCTCTCCCCAATGGGTGTGGAATTGGCTATACGAAAAGACGGCACAGAGGCGGTACTCCCTTTTTTCCAACCAGGGGTGGTGTCGAGCATTGACGCCTCAGGAAAAGAAAAGGTTTGTGGAGGAGAGCACTTCCGGCGATCCTTGCGCGGGGCTTCTCTCTCCTGGGGGAAGGGTAAGGGAGAGGCAAACATGA
- the lexA gene encoding transcriptional repressor LexA, translating to MTDRSQEIASHRGAKRPDPSGKVLAFLNEYLALHQRPPTIREIQGYLGYRSPRAVSYVLEKLERAGAITRRPKARGIFPTKLLASKNREEIPLYECIPAGWPDWNSAENPPQTLGIDPHALGISDPTRAFAVVVRGQSMVGAGIQDGDIVIFERRPVNEGDIVAALIDGECTLKRLVRRGAGYWLASENPSYPALRPAEELAVQGVAIAVIRRLCST from the coding sequence GTGACGGATCGAAGCCAGGAAATTGCTTCTCACAGGGGGGCCAAGAGGCCAGATCCCTCCGGGAAGGTGCTCGCGTTCCTCAACGAATATTTGGCGCTTCACCAGCGTCCCCCCACGATCCGAGAAATCCAAGGGTATCTTGGCTACCGTAGTCCGAGGGCGGTCTCTTATGTACTGGAAAAGCTTGAACGAGCCGGTGCAATTACGCGGCGTCCCAAAGCTCGTGGGATTTTTCCTACCAAACTGCTGGCGTCGAAAAACAGAGAGGAAATCCCGCTCTACGAGTGCATCCCTGCCGGATGGCCAGACTGGAATTCCGCAGAGAATCCCCCGCAGACTTTGGGGATAGATCCCCACGCATTGGGCATCTCTGACCCCACGCGAGCCTTTGCCGTTGTGGTCCGGGGCCAGAGCATGGTGGGGGCTGGGATCCAGGATGGTGACATTGTGATCTTTGAGCGGCGCCCGGTAAACGAGGGGGATATTGTGGCGGCCCTCATTGACGGGGAATGCACGCTTAAGCGTTTGGTTCGGAGGGGTGCCGGTTACTGGTTAGCCTCCGAAAACCCTAGCTATCCTGCGCTCCGACCTGCCGAAGAGCTAGCGGTTCAGGGTGTGGCTATTGCGGTGATTCGCCGTCTTTGTTCAACCTGA
- a CDS encoding dUTPase: MTETRLGTMADKLDEIFRLQRELNLRIGVDTEKLDESGKIEWLLNYARAMSQEVAELTDCVPWKWWARYQTFNAQNAQVELVDLLHFLVSAAQVLGMTSEELFEVYRRKHQINCERQERGYREKDPQDCESV, translated from the coding sequence ATGACGGAAACCCGTCTTGGAACCATGGCGGACAAACTGGATGAAATTTTCCGGCTGCAGAGGGAATTAAATCTCCGGATTGGGGTGGACACAGAGAAACTCGATGAGAGTGGCAAAATCGAGTGGTTACTGAACTACGCACGCGCGATGAGCCAGGAAGTCGCTGAGCTCACCGATTGCGTTCCCTGGAAGTGGTGGGCTCGTTACCAGACGTTTAACGCACAGAATGCTCAGGTAGAGCTGGTCGATCTACTACATTTTCTTGTGTCGGCGGCTCAGGTTCTGGGGATGACTTCGGAGGAGCTTTTTGAGGTCTATCGCCGGAAACACCAGATTAATTGCGAGCGGCAGGAGCGTGGCTATCGGGAAAAAGATCCCCAGGACTGCGAATCGGTCTAA